One Actinomycetospora corticicola genomic window, GCACTCGTCGCTCACGCCGCGCGAGCGCGAGGTGGTCCGCCTCGTCGCGCAGGGCCTCACCAGCCGCGAAGTGGCGGCCGCGCTCTACGTCACGCCGAAGGCCATCAGCTACCACCTGGGCAACGTCTTCGCGAAGCTCGGCGTGACCTCACGGCGTCAGCTGTGGGGCCGGACGTTCGACTGAGCGGGGTCCACTCCGAGCGACCAGCACTGCCGCTGTATGGGTGACGCCCGACCGGGGTACTGGGACGGTATGGCAGAGCGTTCCCGTTCCCGACGACGGGTGTCGTGGCTGGTGGGCGGCGCCGCGGCCCTGGTGGTCGTGGTCGGTGCCGTGGGCATCGTCGGCGTCCGCGAGGCCACGGCCGACCCCGGTTCAGGGATGCTGCGCCTCGCGCACCTCTCCCCGAACACCCCCGCCGTCGACATGTACGCCGAGGGACCGGACCTGCCGCTGACCAAGGTGGCGGGCGGGGTCTCCTACCGGACGGTGAGCCCCTACCTGACCGAGCCCGCAGGCACCTACCGCATCCAGGGGCGCCCGGCGGGTGCCCCGGCGAGCGCGCCGACGCTGTTCGACGTGGCTGTGGACGTCCCGGCGGGCTCCGCGCAGACGGCGACCTTCGTCGACATCGGACCGGACGGCGCCACCCAGGCGCAGGTGCTCGACGACGAGACGGCGCCCGCCCCGGCGGGGTCGGGGGCGCTGCGGATCGTGCAGGCCGCGGCCGAGGTCGGTCCGGTGGACGTCACGGGCACCGATCCCGAGGGGGACAGCCCGCCGGTGCCGCTGGCCCGCACCCTGTTCTACGGCTCCGCCACCCCGTACGCGACCGTCCCGGCGAAGCCGTGGCGGCTGGAGGTGACGAGCCGCAGCGGGAAGAACTCGTCGGTCGAGGTGCCCGTGACCAGCACCTCCGTGGCCACGCTCGTCGTCACCCGCGGCGCCGACGGGGGGCTCGCCACCCAGCTCGTGGCCGACGCCGCCTCGTCGGCCGCCACGCCCGCCCCGGCCCCGGGCGCACCCGCTGCGGCGCCGAGCCAGGCCCCCAGGACGGCCGAGTCCTCGGTCCCGCCGGTGGCACCCGGCACCCCGGCGCCGCCGCAGCCCTCGAGCGCGGAGACCACGTCGGCGGCACCGCCGGCCCCGAAGGCGCCCACGCCACCGGCGGGCGGGATCGGCGCCGGGCTCGGCGGCCTCAGCCACTCCGGCCTCGCCGCCGGGGGCATCTGGGACACCGTCTCCGGCTGGTTCGGCGACGACCCGACCGAGGGCGTGCCCGCCGCGGTGAAGATGCCGCTCGCGATCGCCACCGCACCGCCGCCCGGCGGGCCGCACCCGACGTCGTTGTCCATCCCGGCCATCGACCTGGACGTGGACGACCCGGTCGACCTGCGTGTGGACTACCGCGGGGCGCTGCAGGTGCCCACCGACTTCTCGAAGGTCGGCTGGTTCAGCTCGTCCGCGGTGCCGGGCGACCCGGGGTCGTCGGTCATGGTCGGGCACGTCGACACCCGGCGCGGCCCGGCGGTGTTCGGCGCACTGGACGACCTGAAGCCGGGCGACGTCATCGAGGTCGGGCGCTCCGACGGGGGCACCGCTCGCTTCGGCGTGGACTCCGTGGAGACGTTCGCCAAGGACGCGCTGCCCACGGAGCGGGTCTACGGGCCGACCACGCAGCCCACACTGCGGCTCATGACCTGCGGCGGGCCCTTCGACGACGGGACGCTGAACTACCGCGACAACATCGTCGTATTCGCCACCCCGCGCTGACCCGGTCGCCGTCCGAGCGCCGCCGACGCGACGCGGTGGCGCCGGGAGGCGGGGTCGGTCGAGGCAGCGGCGATGAGCTGGGACCGCAGCCACGTCAGCGGCTCACGGGCCAGCCCGAGGGCGACGTCGCGGCGGCGCAGCACCGCGCGGTGCTCGTGGCGCAGCCGCCGGAGGAAGGCGTGCTGCGTCGCGGTGTTCGCCCGCCGGTGCGAGGAGGTCAACGA contains:
- a CDS encoding DUF4397 domain-containing protein → MAERSRSRRRVSWLVGGAAALVVVVGAVGIVGVREATADPGSGMLRLAHLSPNTPAVDMYAEGPDLPLTKVAGGVSYRTVSPYLTEPAGTYRIQGRPAGAPASAPTLFDVAVDVPAGSAQTATFVDIGPDGATQAQVLDDETAPAPAGSGALRIVQAAAEVGPVDVTGTDPEGDSPPVPLARTLFYGSATPYATVPAKPWRLEVTSRSGKNSSVEVPVTSTSVATLVVTRGADGGLATQLVADAASSAATPAPAPGAPAAAPSQAPRTAESSVPPVAPGTPAPPQPSSAETTSAAPPAPKAPTPPAGGIGAGLGGLSHSGLAAGGIWDTVSGWFGDDPTEGVPAAVKMPLAIATAPPPGGPHPTSLSIPAIDLDVDDPVDLRVDYRGALQVPTDFSKVGWFSSSAVPGDPGSSVMVGHVDTRRGPAVFGALDDLKPGDVIEVGRSDGGTARFGVDSVETFAKDALPTERVYGPTTQPTLRLMTCGGPFDDGTLNYRDNIVVFATPR